A window of Candidatus Obscuribacterales bacterium genomic DNA:
TTAGACTGGGAGCCAAACTCCACCACCACATGCTTTCCGGCTTCTAGGGATGCCAGAATTTGATCGACATAATTGTGGGGACAGGTATGGCGCAGGTATTTCAAGTCATCCAGACGAGTGAGCTTGCGCTGCAGGGCCATAATGGATGACTTACTGCCCATTTTCACCTCGCAAAATTCCTGGATCTCCTCATTGTTCATCGACAGTAGGCGCGTGATCCAGGTTTTGCCAAACTCGTTGCGCAGGATGATGGCATTTTCCAGGCTAGCTTCCGATAGGTTCAGCTCTTGCCGCACCAGCATCAGATCTTCGACATCAATTTGGTCATAGCTGATGTAGAGATCTTGGGCGTCGCGCACCCCTCGCCGCTTGGTGGAGGCCGAGTCTAGGGTGTAGATTTGCACCTGTCCTGGAAATAACTGCCGTAGACCTTTCACGGTGCTGAACTGCTTGCCTTCCTTGGCGGCTTCCCAGCCATATTCCGAATGCATGTCAAAGATCAGGTTGACGGCGGCCTGTTTGCGGATGATGCCCGATAGCAGCAATCGGGTGAGAAAGGATTTGCCAGTGCCCGATTTGCCAAATATCCCGTTGCTACGCTCCACAAAGCGATCGAGGTCTATGCAAATGGGCACGTCCATATCAATGGGGCGGCCAATGGAGAAGTTGTGACGGTGGGGATCGTCTTCCCAGCCAAAGACGGTACGGAAGTCGCGCTCTAGGGCATCGTAGACCTGGCTGAAATGACCGGGAATAGTTTTGACGGGCAGCAGGCTCATAGCGACAGAGCCGTCAGATTCACCTGTAGCAAACTCTTCGACACCCTCTTGGGACGGTGTAAACATGAGCATGGGAGTCAGGCTAATGGTGCCATAGGTGCCGGTGCCAGCCAAGACGTCTTGCAGATAGGTGTTGCTGGGATCGGGGGGGTTAGCCAAAATGCGAGGGCTGGCGGCGCAGAGCGTTACGTC
This region includes:
- a CDS encoding ATP-binding protein gives rise to the protein MLPDIPLGSVIQGSLSQGLDVRLHPGISVEDMRVGKFLVIQGVRSRFFCMLTDVTLCAASPRILANPPDPSNTYLQDVLAGTGTYGTISLTPMLMFTPSQEGVEEFATGESDGSVAMSLLPVKTIPGHFSQVYDALERDFRTVFGWEDDPHRHNFSIGRPIDMDVPICIDLDRFVERSNGIFGKSGTGKSFLTRLLLSGIIRKQAAVNLIFDMHSEYGWEAAKEGKQFSTVKGLRQLFPGQVQIYTLDSASTKRRGVRDAQDLYISYDQIDVEDLMLVRQELNLSEASLENAIILRNEFGKTWITRLLSMNNEEIQEFCEVKMGSKSSIMALQRKLTRLDDLKYLRHTCPHNYVDQILASLEAGKHVVVEFGSQSNLLSYMLATNVIARRIHASYVRKSETFLQTKNPSDRPRQLVITIEEAHRFLDTATVRQTIFGTIAREMRKYFVTLLVVDQRPSGIDNEVMSQVGTRITALLNDDKDIDAIFTGVSGGQNLRSVLAKLDSKQQALILGHAVPMPVVIQTRPYDETFYADIGEADWEQASTEKVLKAAKTAKADLGF